A portion of the Krasilnikovia cinnamomea genome contains these proteins:
- a CDS encoding NAD-dependent protein deacetylase: MTDAGVARLAEWVSDGGVAVLSGAGLSTDSGIPDYRGPSGVARRATPMTYQEFTRDPVARRRYWARSHLGWRTVGDAAPNAGHRAVARLQELAALGGIVTQNVDGLHQAGGARDVVELHGNLARVACLGCGARSSRWELEQRLTAANPGFAPAVSAVNPDGDVTLDDGALDGFVVVDCAACGGLLKPDVVYFGETVPPDRVSRAFDLVMAARTLLVLGSSLTVMSGRRFVLRAAKEGIRVAIVNQGATRGAPYAGVVVDAPLGEVLPEIVRRVEGPAAA, translated from the coding sequence GTGACGGATGCGGGTGTGGCGCGGCTGGCCGAATGGGTCAGCGACGGCGGCGTGGCGGTGCTCAGCGGGGCCGGGCTCTCCACGGACTCGGGGATCCCGGACTACCGGGGGCCCTCGGGGGTGGCGCGGCGGGCCACGCCGATGACGTACCAGGAGTTCACCCGCGATCCGGTGGCGCGCCGCCGGTACTGGGCGCGCAGCCACCTGGGCTGGCGCACGGTCGGCGACGCCGCACCCAACGCGGGTCACCGGGCGGTCGCACGGCTGCAGGAGCTGGCCGCGCTCGGCGGCATCGTCACGCAGAACGTGGACGGGTTGCATCAGGCCGGCGGCGCCCGCGACGTGGTGGAGCTGCACGGCAACCTGGCGCGCGTGGCCTGCCTGGGGTGTGGGGCGCGCAGCTCCCGGTGGGAGCTGGAGCAGCGGCTGACCGCGGCGAATCCGGGCTTCGCCCCAGCGGTGTCGGCGGTCAACCCCGACGGCGACGTGACGCTGGACGACGGCGCGCTGGACGGGTTCGTGGTGGTCGACTGCGCGGCGTGCGGCGGGCTGCTCAAGCCGGATGTCGTGTACTTCGGCGAGACCGTGCCGCCCGACCGGGTCTCGCGGGCGTTCGACCTGGTCATGGCAGCCCGCACGCTCCTGGTACTGGGCTCTTCGCTGACCGTGATGTCGGGGCGGCGGTTCGTGTTGCGCGCGGCGAAGGAGGGCATCCGCGTCGCGATCGTCAACCAGGGAGCGACCCGCGGGGCGCCGTACGCGGGGGTGGTCGTGGACGCGCCGCTGGGCGAGGTGCTGCCCGAGATCGTGCGCCGGGTCGAGGGGCCCGCAGCGGCCTGA
- a CDS encoding HelD family protein codes for MLPRRGVDLSSSAESLHSARNDDIAREQAYLDGLYHRLDQLREQADRRLRGILLESGGTPQGRSQRDATRIHYTEQLAQMNSVENGLCFGRLDFTADNPRYIGRIGLFDEDRERDPLLVDWRAPAARPFYLATAVSPDGVTRRRHLRTRGRDLVGIDDEVLDPALGGVGGREDVTGEAALLSALTANRTGRMRDIVETIQAEQDEVIRSPLPGVLVVQGGPGTGKTAVALHRAAYLLYTYRAQLTRSAVLILGPNATFLRYISQVLPSLAETGVLLATLGDMYPGVRARAVEDPAAAALKGQLGMLDVLAAAVADRQTVPHDYVEVDHEGFPLRIERSVCEDARAVARASERPHNLARAVFVTEVIHALSLQVAERIGADPLGGENLLEEADLAETRRELREDPELQAALAEFWPVLTPQRVLGDLLGSADRLASAAPRLTGEERALLCRERGADWTPADVPLLDELAELLGEDDSAKVRAAARERREAIEYAEGVLEIVEGSRSLDFEDEGEGEILHAVDVVDASAFADRYAEVDTRTAAERAATDRTWMFGHVIVDEAQELSPMAWRLLMRRCPSRSMTVVGDVAQTGDLAGTTTWDQVFEPYVAQRWRLTELTVNYRTPAEVMAVAADVLSAIDPSLQPPRSVREAGVVPWASRVSGPLAGELVAAVRREAAEAGEGRLGVLVPAALEAELGPALLAAVPEAAVGEQPDLRNHIVLMTVREAKGLEFDSVLVVEPDDIVAESPRGLSDLYVAVTRATRRLAVLHTRDLPKVLASLEP; via the coding sequence ATGTTACCACGACGAGGAGTGGATTTGTCAAGCTCCGCCGAGAGCCTCCACAGTGCGCGGAACGACGACATCGCGCGGGAACAGGCGTATCTCGATGGGCTCTACCACCGCCTGGATCAGCTGCGTGAGCAGGCCGATCGCCGGTTGCGGGGGATCCTGCTGGAAAGCGGGGGCACCCCGCAGGGCCGCTCCCAGCGCGACGCCACCCGCATTCATTACACCGAACAACTCGCGCAGATGAATTCGGTGGAGAACGGACTCTGCTTCGGTCGCCTCGACTTCACCGCCGACAATCCCCGCTACATCGGCCGGATCGGGCTGTTCGACGAAGATCGGGAACGGGACCCGCTGCTCGTGGACTGGCGGGCACCCGCCGCCCGCCCCTTCTACCTCGCCACCGCGGTGTCGCCGGACGGGGTGACCCGGCGCCGCCACCTGCGTACCCGGGGGCGGGACCTGGTCGGGATCGACGACGAGGTGCTGGATCCGGCGCTGGGCGGGGTCGGGGGCCGCGAGGACGTGACCGGGGAGGCGGCGCTGCTGTCCGCGCTCACCGCGAACCGGACCGGCCGCATGCGCGACATCGTCGAGACGATCCAGGCCGAGCAGGACGAGGTGATCCGCTCCCCGCTGCCGGGTGTGCTGGTGGTGCAGGGCGGCCCGGGTACGGGCAAGACCGCGGTCGCGCTGCACCGCGCCGCGTACCTGCTCTACACGTACCGGGCGCAGCTGACCCGGTCGGCCGTGCTGATCCTCGGGCCCAACGCGACGTTCCTGCGCTACATCTCCCAGGTGCTGCCGTCGCTGGCGGAGACCGGGGTGCTGCTGGCCACGCTGGGGGACATGTATCCGGGGGTGCGGGCGCGTGCCGTCGAGGATCCGGCGGCCGCGGCGCTCAAGGGCCAGCTCGGGATGCTCGACGTGCTGGCCGCGGCCGTGGCGGACCGCCAGACCGTGCCGCACGACTACGTCGAGGTCGACCACGAGGGCTTCCCCCTGCGGATCGAACGGTCGGTGTGTGAGGACGCCCGGGCCGTCGCCCGCGCGTCGGAACGCCCGCACAACCTGGCCCGGGCGGTCTTCGTGACCGAGGTGATCCACGCACTGTCGTTGCAGGTCGCCGAGCGCATCGGCGCGGACCCGCTGGGCGGGGAGAACCTGCTCGAGGAGGCCGATCTCGCCGAGACCCGCCGGGAACTGCGCGAGGACCCGGAGCTGCAGGCAGCACTGGCCGAGTTCTGGCCCGTGCTGACCCCGCAACGGGTGCTGGGCGATCTACTCGGCTCGGCGGACCGGCTGGCCAGCGCGGCGCCCCGGCTGACCGGCGAGGAGCGGGCGCTGTTGTGCCGCGAGCGCGGCGCCGACTGGACCCCGGCCGACGTACCGCTGCTCGACGAGCTGGCCGAGCTGCTCGGCGAGGACGACAGCGCGAAGGTCCGGGCCGCGGCCCGCGAGCGCCGCGAGGCGATCGAGTACGCCGAGGGCGTGCTGGAGATCGTCGAGGGCTCGCGCTCGCTGGACTTCGAGGACGAGGGGGAGGGCGAGATCCTGCACGCGGTCGACGTGGTCGACGCGAGCGCCTTCGCGGACCGCTACGCCGAGGTGGACACCCGCACCGCGGCGGAACGGGCGGCCACCGACCGTACGTGGATGTTCGGGCATGTGATCGTCGACGAGGCCCAGGAGCTGTCGCCGATGGCGTGGCGGCTGCTCATGCGCCGCTGCCCCAGCCGTTCGATGACCGTGGTGGGCGACGTCGCGCAGACCGGCGACCTCGCCGGTACGACGACGTGGGATCAGGTCTTCGAACCGTACGTGGCGCAGCGCTGGCGGCTCACCGAGCTGACGGTCAACTACCGGACCCCGGCCGAGGTGATGGCCGTGGCCGCCGACGTACTGTCCGCGATCGATCCGTCGTTGCAGCCGCCGCGCTCGGTGCGCGAGGCCGGGGTCGTGCCGTGGGCGTCGCGGGTGTCGGGCCCGCTGGCCGGCGAGCTCGTCGCCGCGGTGCGCCGGGAGGCGGCCGAGGCCGGCGAGGGCCGGCTCGGTGTCCTGGTGCCCGCCGCGCTGGAGGCCGAGCTGGGCCCCGCGCTGCTCGCGGCCGTGCCCGAGGCCGCGGTGGGGGAGCAGCCTGACCTGCGCAACCACATCGTGCTGATGACCGTACGGGAGGCGAAGGGCCTGGAATTCGACAGTGTCCTCGTGGTGGAGCCGGACGACATCGTGGCGGAGTCCCCGCGCGGCCTCAGCGACCTGTACGTGGCGGTCACCCGCGCGACCCGCCGCCTCGCGGTGCTGCACACCCGGGATCTGCCGAAGGTGCTGGCGTCACTGGAACCCTGA
- a CDS encoding D-alanyl-D-alanine carboxypeptidase family protein — protein sequence MEARQTEAAMANPVRAAERAAPVPCPRPAVKPPPGRPPRPVPPKDDPDQRAVGGPALATDGLVVPPGAPRPPALTATSWLVADLDTGEVLGGCGPHVYGTPASVQKLLLAATVLPKLDPKRTVTVTDEDLAIEPGSSAVGLVRGGRYPVSTLWLGLLLNSGNDAANTLARLGGGDGGVAATVAEMNAQAKRLGANQTHAVTPSGLDGPGQFTSAYDLALIARVCFARPDFRRYALTRSAQMPAQKALKKGGFQFQNENRLIYNYPGALGGKTGFTQLARHSYVGAAERGGRRLVATLLGAEASPLRGWQQGAALLDWGFKVPRGTSVGQLVGPQDDTDTVKDAPAPQARSRQQATVARAGIPGGVSVGAAAAVAVVLAATPLLLLLTQRRRRVRRRRTRRSPAFPLH from the coding sequence ATGGAAGCCCGCCAGACAGAGGCCGCCATGGCGAATCCGGTCCGGGCCGCCGAGCGGGCGGCGCCGGTGCCGTGTCCCAGGCCCGCCGTCAAGCCGCCGCCCGGGCGTCCCCCGCGCCCCGTGCCACCCAAGGACGATCCGGACCAGCGCGCGGTGGGCGGGCCGGCGCTGGCCACCGACGGGCTGGTCGTGCCGCCGGGCGCGCCCCGGCCGCCCGCGCTGACCGCCACGAGCTGGCTGGTCGCCGATCTCGACACGGGTGAGGTGCTGGGCGGCTGCGGCCCCCACGTGTACGGCACCCCCGCCAGCGTGCAGAAGTTGCTGCTGGCCGCGACCGTGCTGCCCAAGCTGGACCCGAAGCGGACCGTGACGGTCACCGACGAGGACCTGGCGATCGAGCCGGGCAGTTCCGCGGTGGGTCTCGTGCGGGGCGGCCGGTACCCGGTCTCCACGCTGTGGCTGGGCCTGCTGCTGAACTCCGGTAACGACGCGGCGAACACGCTGGCCCGGCTCGGCGGCGGCGACGGCGGGGTCGCCGCGACGGTGGCCGAGATGAACGCGCAGGCCAAGCGGCTGGGCGCCAACCAGACTCACGCGGTCACCCCGTCCGGCCTCGACGGCCCCGGCCAGTTCACCAGCGCGTACGACCTGGCGCTGATCGCCCGGGTCTGCTTCGCGCGGCCCGACTTCCGCCGGTACGCGCTCACCCGCAGCGCGCAGATGCCCGCCCAGAAGGCCCTGAAGAAGGGCGGGTTCCAGTTCCAGAACGAGAACCGGCTGATCTACAACTACCCGGGTGCGCTCGGCGGCAAGACCGGCTTCACCCAGCTCGCCCGGCACAGTTACGTCGGTGCGGCCGAGCGGGGCGGCCGCCGGCTCGTCGCGACGCTGCTGGGTGCGGAGGCGAGTCCGCTGCGCGGCTGGCAGCAGGGCGCCGCACTGCTCGACTGGGGCTTCAAGGTGCCGCGCGGGACCTCCGTCGGCCAGCTGGTCGGCCCGCAGGACGACACGGACACCGTCAAGGACGCCCCCGCCCCGCAGGCGCGCTCGCGGCAGCAGGCGACCGTCGCGCGGGCCGGCATCCCGGGCGGCGTTTCGGTGGGCGCCGCCGCCGCGGTGGCGGTGGTGCTGGCCGCTACCCCGTTGCTGCTCCTGCTCACGCAGCGGCGCCGCCGCGTGCGCCGCCGCCGGACCCGGCGCAGCCCCGCGTTCCCGCTCCACTGA
- a CDS encoding sigma-70 family RNA polymerase sigma factor: MPEQPDTATVLAARAGDQAAVDRLIAGYLPLVYTIVGRALEGHTDVDDVVQDTMLRVLRNLADLRDPEAFRSWLVAITVRQVRERVRLRRGAPDALVDADIRDPGADFTDLAITRLELSGQRRETAEATRWLDEDNRELLSLWWLEASGELTRDEIVTALGVTRQHAAVRVQRMKGQLETARVVVRALAAPRPCPDLRLVVGDWDGHPTALWRKRIARHTRDCPHCAPAWSGLVAAERLLVGMALVPLPPAATLGPSIAAAHGGGPAVAWGKGVAGQGGGHPVAVGKGAAGHGGGQSAALGQGAAVKGGGHAAALGKVIAGGVARRVLTAVLAAGAVAGGGAAVALRHSDDRPGTPPAAVAFATGAPQPRPSSPAPSVTSASAPATTGAPARRTTRKAPAAVAAKKGVGVWKFPGLSGALGDVGAGWYYNWAPDNADMRGPAGVEYVPMIWGRAAVTDATLARARRAGRVLLGFNEPDLPAQANLTVEQALELWPRLERTGLRLGSPAVAYGGDAPGGWLDRFMSGAKAQGRRVDFITLHWYGSDFGPAAVGHFLSYVDAVHRRYGLPIWVTEFGLANFGGSPKYPTGAQQAAFIRGSTAGLQARRYVERYAWFGLPAVGDSADFGLYRNGSTPTEAGKAYRAAG; this comes from the coding sequence ATGCCGGAGCAACCCGACACCGCGACCGTCCTGGCAGCCCGCGCCGGTGACCAGGCCGCGGTGGACCGGCTCATCGCGGGCTACCTGCCGCTGGTCTACACGATCGTCGGCCGCGCCCTCGAAGGCCACACCGACGTCGACGACGTCGTCCAGGACACCATGCTGCGGGTGCTGCGCAACCTGGCGGACCTGCGGGACCCGGAGGCGTTCCGGTCCTGGCTGGTGGCGATCACGGTACGGCAGGTGCGCGAGCGGGTACGGCTGCGGCGCGGCGCCCCGGACGCTCTCGTGGACGCCGACATCCGCGACCCGGGCGCCGACTTCACCGATCTGGCCATCACCCGCCTGGAACTGTCCGGGCAGCGCCGGGAGACCGCCGAGGCGACCCGCTGGCTCGACGAGGACAACCGGGAACTGCTCTCGTTGTGGTGGCTGGAGGCGTCCGGGGAACTGACCCGCGACGAGATCGTCACGGCTCTCGGGGTGACCCGTCAGCACGCGGCGGTCCGGGTCCAGCGCATGAAGGGCCAGCTGGAGACGGCCCGGGTGGTGGTCCGGGCGCTGGCCGCCCCGCGCCCCTGCCCGGACCTGCGGCTGGTCGTCGGCGACTGGGACGGCCACCCCACCGCGCTGTGGCGCAAGCGGATCGCCCGGCACACCCGGGACTGCCCACACTGCGCGCCGGCCTGGTCCGGCCTGGTCGCGGCCGAGCGTCTCCTGGTCGGCATGGCGCTGGTCCCGCTGCCTCCGGCCGCCACCCTCGGACCGTCGATCGCGGCGGCCCATGGCGGCGGCCCTGCGGTGGCGTGGGGCAAGGGCGTGGCGGGGCAGGGCGGCGGCCATCCGGTGGCGGTGGGCAAGGGCGCTGCCGGGCACGGCGGCGGGCAGAGCGCGGCGCTGGGTCAGGGTGCGGCGGTGAAGGGCGGTGGGCATGCGGCGGCGCTGGGCAAGGTGATCGCCGGTGGCGTCGCCCGGCGTGTGCTCACCGCGGTGCTCGCGGCCGGGGCCGTCGCGGGCGGCGGGGCCGCGGTGGCGTTGCGGCACTCCGACGACCGGCCCGGCACCCCGCCCGCCGCGGTCGCGTTCGCCACCGGGGCGCCGCAGCCGCGGCCGTCGTCGCCCGCCCCGAGCGTCACGTCGGCCTCCGCCCCGGCCACCACCGGCGCCCCCGCGCGGCGGACGACGCGGAAGGCCCCGGCCGCCGTCGCGGCCAAGAAGGGCGTCGGCGTCTGGAAGTTTCCCGGCCTGTCGGGGGCGCTCGGCGACGTCGGCGCGGGCTGGTACTACAACTGGGCGCCCGACAACGCCGACATGCGCGGACCCGCCGGGGTCGAGTACGTGCCGATGATCTGGGGCCGGGCCGCCGTCACCGACGCGACTCTCGCCCGGGCCCGGCGCGCCGGCCGGGTGCTGCTCGGCTTCAACGAGCCGGATCTGCCAGCCCAGGCCAACCTGACCGTGGAGCAGGCCCTCGAGCTGTGGCCCCGGCTGGAACGGACCGGCTTGCGCCTGGGCAGCCCGGCGGTGGCGTACGGCGGCGACGCCCCGGGTGGCTGGCTCGACCGGTTCATGTCCGGCGCCAAGGCCCAGGGACGGCGCGTCGACTTCATCACCCTGCACTGGTACGGCTCCGACTTCGGCCCCGCCGCGGTCGGGCACTTCCTGAGCTACGTCGACGCGGTGCACCGCCGGTACGGGCTGCCGATCTGGGTCACCGAGTTCGGGCTGGCGAACTTCGGCGGCTCCCCGAAGTACCCGACCGGGGCCCAGCAGGCCGCGTTCATCAGGGGCAGCACGGCCGGACTCCAGGCACGCCGGTACGTGGAGCGCTACGCCTGGTTCGGGCTGCCCGCCGTGGGCGACAGCGCCGACTTCGGGCTCTACCGCAACGGCTCGACCCCGACCGAGGCCGGGAAGGCGTACCGGGCCGCGGGATAG
- a CDS encoding histone-like nucleoid-structuring protein Lsr2, translating into MSRRVITTLIDDLDGKKADRTVEFSLDGTHYTIDLSEANAGKLRKALDPYIAAGTRVARGAAGRASGRPARGAPAARTASSRDENRLIREWALRHGHQISERGRIPSGVTAAYRQANAG; encoded by the coding sequence ATGTCACGGCGGGTAATCACCACTCTGATCGACGATCTGGACGGCAAGAAGGCGGATCGCACCGTCGAGTTCAGTCTCGACGGCACGCACTACACGATCGACCTTTCCGAGGCCAATGCGGGAAAGCTCCGAAAGGCACTGGATCCGTACATCGCCGCAGGCACGCGGGTCGCCCGGGGCGCCGCCGGCCGTGCTTCGGGGCGTCCGGCGCGGGGCGCGCCCGCCGCCCGCACGGCCAGCAGCCGCGACGAGAACCGATTGATTCGTGAGTGGGCTTTGCGCCACGGACACCAGATCTCCGAACGCGGCCGTATTCCATCGGGCGTCACCGCGGCGTACCGGCAGGCCAACGCGGGCTGA
- a CDS encoding sigma-70 family RNA polymerase sigma factor, giving the protein MTSTDTTAADSDADITVATVLSAREQEELVRQHMPLVGHLVRDMLSRIPNHVHRDDLTSAGLHALVKATRSWDPDRGIPFHRFATTRIRGAILDELRSLDWATRSVRTKARATDTTRQRLTTALGRTPTNEELAQALGTTTGELHQTDSDVQRATVLSLQNFTSSSADDLVTEPAPGPEDMLLRREQIGYLHHAIASLPDRLQTVITEYFLNERPMADIAADLGVTESRISQLRAEALSLLKDGLNTHLDPHLAPVPENPASITARRRAGYYAAIAGNTTMHSRLAMTNANGHTIYGVGAPAA; this is encoded by the coding sequence ATGACCAGCACCGATACGACTGCTGCCGACTCCGACGCCGACATCACCGTGGCGACGGTCCTGTCCGCCCGCGAGCAGGAGGAACTGGTCCGCCAGCACATGCCGCTCGTCGGCCACCTGGTCCGGGACATGCTCAGCCGGATCCCGAACCACGTGCACCGCGACGACCTCACGAGCGCCGGCCTGCACGCGCTGGTGAAGGCCACCCGCAGCTGGGACCCGGACCGCGGCATCCCCTTCCACCGCTTCGCGACCACGCGCATCCGCGGCGCGATCCTCGACGAGCTGCGCTCGCTCGACTGGGCCACCCGCTCCGTACGGACCAAGGCGCGCGCGACGGACACCACCCGGCAGCGCCTGACCACCGCGCTGGGCCGCACGCCCACCAACGAGGAGCTGGCGCAGGCGCTCGGCACCACCACGGGTGAGCTGCACCAGACCGACTCGGACGTGCAGCGCGCGACCGTGCTGTCGCTGCAGAACTTCACCAGCTCCAGCGCGGACGACCTGGTCACCGAGCCCGCGCCGGGCCCCGAGGACATGCTGTTGCGCCGGGAGCAGATCGGCTACCTGCACCACGCGATCGCCTCGCTGCCCGACCGGCTGCAGACCGTGATCACGGAGTACTTCCTGAACGAGCGGCCGATGGCTGACATCGCCGCCGATCTGGGCGTCACCGAGAGCCGGATCAGCCAGCTGCGGGCGGAGGCGCTGTCGCTGCTCAAGGACGGCCTCAACACGCACCTCGACCCGCACCTGGCGCCCGTGCCGGAGAACCCGGCCAGCATCACGGCCCGGCGGCGCGCCGGCTACTACGCGGCGATCGCGGGCAACACGACCATGCACAGCCGGCTGGCGATGACCAACGCCAACGGCCACACCATCTACGGCGTGGGCGCCCCGGCCGCCTGA
- a CDS encoding LacI family DNA-binding transcriptional regulator, protein MPITIADVAARAKVSKTTVSRVLNGKGELDESTAARVRKVIEELGYVPSSRAVGLARGRTRVVGMLVPSLTWPWIGEVLQGAVDVLETERYGLLLFTCNRGEESMRQFGAQVSAKSFDGLLVIEPEGTLDYIATLHARGLPVVLIDDRDHQPGQIPSVGTTHHTGAGAAARHLLEIGRHKPLVVAGPERFGCTQQRLEGFTTVYAEAGHPIPAERILPGDFTIACGLDGVRRAIEDGIEFDAIFAHNDLTATGAMQAVLDSGRRIPQDVAVVGFDDIPMAAHTQPPLTTVHQPLREMGEAAARTLLAHFEGSPLPNRPTVIPATFKVRASTVVARTAAP, encoded by the coding sequence GTGCCGATCACCATCGCCGACGTGGCGGCCCGGGCCAAGGTCAGCAAGACCACGGTCTCCCGGGTGCTCAACGGCAAGGGTGAGCTGGACGAGTCGACCGCCGCCCGGGTCCGCAAGGTCATCGAGGAGCTCGGGTACGTACCCAGCTCCCGCGCCGTCGGGCTGGCCCGCGGCCGGACCCGGGTGGTCGGCATGCTGGTCCCGTCGCTGACCTGGCCCTGGATCGGCGAGGTGCTGCAGGGCGCGGTCGACGTGCTGGAGACCGAGCGCTACGGCCTGCTGCTGTTCACCTGCAACCGGGGCGAGGAGTCCATGCGCCAGTTCGGCGCCCAGGTCTCCGCCAAGAGCTTCGACGGTCTGCTGGTGATCGAGCCCGAGGGCACCCTCGACTACATCGCCACCCTGCACGCCCGCGGCCTGCCCGTCGTGCTCATCGACGACCGGGACCACCAGCCCGGGCAGATCCCCAGCGTGGGCACCACCCACCACACCGGCGCCGGGGCGGCCGCCCGGCACCTGCTGGAGATCGGCCGGCACAAGCCACTCGTCGTCGCCGGCCCGGAACGCTTCGGCTGCACCCAGCAACGCCTGGAGGGCTTCACCACGGTGTACGCCGAGGCCGGTCACCCGATCCCGGCCGAACGCATCCTGCCCGGCGACTTCACCATCGCCTGCGGGCTCGACGGCGTCCGGCGGGCCATCGAGGACGGCATCGAGTTCGACGCGATCTTCGCCCACAACGACCTCACCGCGACCGGCGCGATGCAGGCGGTCCTGGACTCGGGCCGGCGCATCCCGCAGGACGTCGCGGTGGTCGGTTTCGACGACATCCCCATGGCGGCGCACACCCAGCCGCCACTCACCACCGTGCACCAACCGTTGCGCGAGATGGGCGAGGCAGCGGCCCGTACGCTGCTCGCCCACTTCGAGGGCTCACCCCTGCCCAACCGACCCACCGTCATTCCCGCCACCTTCAAGGTCCGCGCCTCCACCGTGGTCGCACGGACCGCCGCTCCATAA
- a CDS encoding App1 family protein: MAVTPAGGASEQRLHRAARVEDALNKMVERRLRQRGWQPVITAYTGYGAPGWARVMARIVLTRGAEVRKQRAKVRGWRSFTTSPVHDAPVLIRVGDQVHETRTDRSGYVDCRLTGDLEPGWASVRISTEGAATVEAPVRVVDPQVRFGVVSDIDDTVMVTALPRPLLAAWNTFVLDEHARAAVPGMAVLYERLSQAHPGAPFVYLSTGAWNVAPALTRFLSRHLYPAGPLLLTDWGPTPDRWFRSGQEHKRATLRRLATEFPHIKWLLIGDDGQHDQELYSEFAHAFPDNVVAVAIRRLSPTQAVLAGAIPGPAGDPEVVGSGGKSWFTAPDGAGLWSLLRDTDVV; this comes from the coding sequence GTGGCGGTGACGCCGGCGGGCGGTGCGTCCGAGCAGCGGCTGCACCGGGCCGCGCGTGTCGAGGATGCGCTGAACAAGATGGTCGAACGTCGGCTGCGCCAGCGCGGCTGGCAGCCGGTCATCACGGCGTACACCGGCTACGGCGCCCCTGGCTGGGCGCGGGTCATGGCGCGGATCGTGCTGACCCGCGGCGCCGAGGTGCGCAAGCAGCGCGCCAAGGTGCGCGGCTGGCGCAGCTTCACCACCTCGCCGGTGCACGACGCGCCCGTGCTGATCCGCGTCGGCGACCAGGTGCACGAGACCCGGACGGACCGCAGCGGCTACGTCGACTGCCGGCTCACCGGCGACCTCGAGCCCGGCTGGGCGTCGGTGCGGATCAGCACCGAGGGCGCCGCCACGGTGGAGGCCCCGGTCCGCGTGGTCGACCCGCAGGTCCGCTTCGGCGTCGTCTCGGACATCGACGACACCGTCATGGTCACCGCCCTGCCCCGCCCGCTGCTGGCGGCGTGGAACACCTTCGTCCTCGACGAGCACGCCCGGGCGGCCGTGCCCGGCATGGCGGTGCTGTACGAACGCCTCTCCCAGGCCCACCCCGGTGCCCCGTTCGTGTACCTGTCCACCGGCGCGTGGAACGTCGCGCCCGCGCTGACCCGCTTCCTGTCCCGCCACCTGTACCCGGCGGGCCCGCTGCTGCTCACCGACTGGGGGCCGACCCCGGACCGCTGGTTCCGCAGCGGCCAGGAGCACAAGCGCGCCACGCTGCGCCGGCTCGCCACGGAGTTCCCGCACATCAAGTGGCTGCTCATCGGCGACGACGGCCAGCACGACCAGGAGTTGTACTCCGAGTTCGCGCACGCCTTCCCCGACAACGTGGTCGCCGTGGCCATCCGGCGGCTGTCGCCGACCCAGGCCGTCCTGGCCGGCGCCATCCCGGGCCCCGCCGGTGACCCCGAGGTGGTCGGGTCGGGTGGCAAGTCCTGGTTCACCGCGCCGGACGGCGCGGGCCTGTGGTCGTTGCTGCGGGACACCGACGTTGTCTGA
- a CDS encoding sigma-70 family RNA polymerase sigma factor — MSGAPVVDRRREDVVRAHMPLVGHLVREMLARVPAHVNRDDLLSAGYAALVAAARGFDEERGVPFARFAAARVRGALLDELRGLDWASRSVRQRARRTDAARQELTAELGRTPTSSEVAERLGCSVEDIEAADDDVQRAVVFSLQGFATAGAEDMVTEPSAGPEEMLLRRERLGYLKHAIDALPDRLRAVINGYFFDERPMANIAAELGVTESRVSQLRAEALVLLRDGLNTHLDPALAAQASKKDGCVARRRAAYYDQIATLGTLHSRLAVTGVDGLSTAA, encoded by the coding sequence ATGAGCGGTGCACCTGTCGTCGACCGCCGCCGCGAGGACGTCGTCCGCGCGCACATGCCGCTCGTCGGCCACCTGGTCCGCGAGATGCTCGCCCGGGTGCCGGCGCACGTCAATCGCGACGACCTGCTCTCCGCCGGGTACGCGGCGCTCGTCGCGGCGGCCCGTGGTTTCGACGAGGAGCGCGGCGTGCCGTTCGCCCGGTTCGCCGCCGCCCGCGTCCGGGGCGCCCTGCTGGACGAGCTGCGTGGCCTGGACTGGGCCAGCCGCTCGGTGCGGCAGCGGGCCCGCCGGACCGACGCCGCGCGTCAGGAGCTGACCGCCGAGCTGGGCCGTACCCCGACCTCGTCCGAGGTCGCCGAACGGCTGGGTTGCTCGGTGGAGGACATCGAGGCCGCGGACGACGACGTTCAGCGCGCGGTCGTGTTCAGCCTGCAGGGTTTTGCCACGGCGGGCGCCGAGGACATGGTCACCGAGCCGAGCGCCGGGCCGGAGGAGATGCTGCTGCGCCGTGAGCGCCTGGGCTACCTGAAGCACGCGATCGACGCCCTGCCGGACCGGCTGCGCGCCGTCATCAACGGGTACTTCTTCGACGAGCGCCCGATGGCGAACATCGCCGCGGAGCTGGGCGTCACCGAGTCCCGGGTGTCACAGCTGCGGGCGGAGGCGCTGGTGCTGCTGCGCGACGGCCTGAACACCCACCTGGACCCCGCCCTGGCGGCCCAGGCGTCCAAGAAGGACGGTTGCGTCGCGCGGCGCCGGGCGGCGTACTACGACCAGATCGCGACGCTGGGGACGCTGCACAGCCGGCTGGCGGTCACGGGCGTGGACGGACTGTCGACCGCGGCCTGA